The following are encoded together in the Macadamia integrifolia cultivar HAES 741 chromosome 10, SCU_Mint_v3, whole genome shotgun sequence genome:
- the LOC122090947 gene encoding pentatricopeptide repeat-containing protein At4g14050, mitochondrial: protein MQCSHFLHQLRACAKSQNLLQGKKFHAQIIKTGLEQWEPLPNNLIDMYGKCAILEAAFHLFDELPQRDHVSWASILTAHNKANLPHRTLSIFRNMFAFDQLQPDNFVFATVVKACGSLGAVKQGKQVHARFVLSQFTDDDVVKSSLVDMYSKCGLLDDARWVFDSISWKNSVCWTAMISGYARNGWTLEAVKLLQRMPMKDLFSWTALISGIVQSGDGFDAIKLFIQMRREGVQIIDPFVLSSVVGASANLAALELGRQIHCLVVVFGYESSVFVSNALVDMYAKCSDILAAKDVFDKIHQRDVVSWTTIIVGAAQHGKAEEALTLFDEMILAGLKPNEVTFVGLIYACSHVGLVDKGRHLFNSMIKEYRINPSLQHYTCLLDLLSRSGHLDEADNLIKTMPFDPDEATWAALLSACKRYGNIEMGIRVSNHLLTLNLQEPSSYILLSSIYASADMWDYVSKVRKSMSVIAVKKEPGYSWVDLGKESQVFYAGETTCHVKEEIFGLLKDLDMEMKKRGYVPDTSFVLQDLEEQEKEQQLFWHSERLAVAYGLLKAVPGMVIRVVKNLRVCGDCHTVLKLICRIVGREIVVRDANRFHHFKDGECSCCDFW, encoded by the coding sequence ATGCAGTGCTCTCACTTTCTCCACCAACTCCGAGCCTGTGCCAAATCCCAAAACCTATTGCAGGGGAAGAAGTTCCATGCCCAGATCATCAAAACAGGTCTGGAACAATGGGAACCACTCCCCAACAACCTTATCGATATGTATGGCAAATGTGCTATCCTCGAAGCCGCATTTCACCTGTTCGATGAATTGCCTCAACGAGATCATGTTTCGTGGGCTTCCATTCTTACAGCTCACAACAAAGCCAATCTCCCCCATCGTACCCTCTCCATCTTTCGCAACATGTTTGCATTCGATCAATTACAACCTGATAATTTCGTCTTTGCTACAGTTGTTAAAGCTTGTGGTAGCTTAGGTGCGGTCAAACAGGGCAAGCAAGTCCATGCCCGCTTTGTCTTATCTCAGTTCACcgatgatgatgttgttaagtcCTCACTTGTTGATATGTACTCTAAGTGTGGGCTATTAGACGATGCTCGTTGGGTTTTTGATTCCATTTCTTGGAAAAATTCTGTTTGTTGGACCGCTATGATATCTGGGTATGCCCGAAATGGCTGGACTTTGGAGGCTGTTAAGCTCTTACAGAGAATGCCCAtgaaagatttgttttcttggacGGCTTTGATTTCTGGGATTGTGCAGAGTGGAGATGGTTTTGATGCGATAAAACTTTTTATACAAATGCGGAGAGAAGGCGTCCAAATAATTGATCCTTTTGTTCTTTCTAGTGTAGTGGGTGCTTCAGCAAATTTAGCTGCATTGGAGCTAGGGAGACAGATTCATTGCCTTGTAGTAGTCTTTGGTTATGAATCAAGTGTTTTTGTCAGTAATGCACTCGTTGATATGTATGCCAAATGCAGCGATATTTTGGCAGCAAAAGATGTCTTTGATAAAATCCACCAAAGAGACGTGGTTTCTTGGACTACAATTATAGTTGGTGCGGCTCAGCATGGGAAAGCAGAGGAAGCATTGACTCTTTTTGAtgagatgatcttggcaggatTAAAGCCAAATGAGGTCACATTTGTTGGACTAATTTATGCTTGCAGCCATGTTGGTCTAGTTGACAAAGGTCGTCACTTGTTCAATTCCATGATTAAGGAATACAGAATTAATCCTTCCTTACAGCATTATACTTGCTTGTTGGATCTTCTTAGTCGATCAGGGCATCTTGATGAGGCTGACAATCTCATCAAAACCATGCCATTTGATCCTGATGAAGCTACATGGGCTGCTTTACTAAGTGCTTGTAAGCGCTATGGGAACATCGAAATGGGGATTAGAGTTTCTAATCATCTACTAACCTTAAATCTACAAGAGCCTTCAAGCTATATCTTGCTGTCTAGTATCTATGCTAGTGCCGATATGTGGGATTATGTGTCCAAGGTGAGGAAGTCGATGTCAGTTATTGCAGTTAAAAAAGAGCCTGGATATAGTTGGGTTGACTTGGGTAAGGAGAGCCAAGTCTTCTATGCTGGGGAAACAACATGTCATGTCAAAGAAGAGATTTTTGGGCTGCTAAAGGATTTGGACatggagatgaagaagagaggTTATGTTCCAGATACTAGCTTTGTTCTGCAGGACTTGGAAGAGCAGGAGAAGGAACAACAGCTGTTTTGGCATAGTGAGAGGTTGGCTGTCGCTTATGGGTTGCTCAAGGCAGTTCCAGGCATGGTGATACGAGTAGTTAAGAATCTTCGTGTTTGTGGGGATTGTCATACAGTTCTGAAATTGATTTGTCGTATTGTGGGCAGAGAGATTGTGGTTCGTGATGCAAATCGATTTCACCATTTTAAAGATGGGGAGTGCTCATGTTGTGATTTCTGGTGA